A genome region from Brassica oleracea var. oleracea cultivar TO1000 chromosome C2, BOL, whole genome shotgun sequence includes the following:
- the LOC106323045 gene encoding transcription activator GLK2-like isoform X1 has translation MLSPLIVNTTSRENYMAADFSDFTAEGLPDFTMVGEGSLYLLEGIDYYDDFFIGFDGDDALPDLKIDCDILGEYSGSWRDDEQEMEGNTSTKSETSERDGGMVKLDGGARTPKTVRRGKRKVKKNKDCLSLDNEIKKKAKLLLKSGGLDARVTPEFRTSCGATRDRQSSAISHSSQRCKPSPEKYRSYRKHLLAREAEAANWNLRRHATVAVAGLGGKKPWKAPALGYPPNVTPMHHGHFRPLHVLGHPTWPKHKHNHPSSSTHRTYPIPAVAAPPSSWPGQPPYWHQQALYPQGYGMATPNHSMYNNKSETSIGVPTRQLSPTTNPPIDIHPSNESIDAAIGDVITKPWLPLPLGLKPPSVDGVMTELQRQGVTNVPHLP, from the exons ATGTTGTCTCCTCTCATCGTTAACACAACCTCAAGAGAAAACTATATGGCGGCGGATTTCTCAGATTTTACGGCGGAAGGCTTGCCGGACTTCACGATGGTCGGAGAAGGAAGTCTTTATCTTCTTGAAGGAATCGATTACTACGACGACTTTTTCATTGGGTTCGATGGAGATGATGCTTTACCGGATTTGAAGATTGATTGCGATATTCTCGGCGAATATTCCGGCAGTTGGAGAGATGATGAACAAGAAATGGAGGGAAACACTTCGACAAAGTCGGAGACGTCAGAGAGAGACGGTGGTATGGTTAAGCTTGATGGTGGTGCTAGGACCCCCAAAACGGTGCGTAGAGGAAAACGTAAAGTGAAGAAAAATAAAGATTGTTTATCCCTTGACAATGAAATTAAGAAAAAAGCCAAG TTATTGCTAAAATCAGGTGGATTGGACGCCAGAGTTACACCGGAATTTCGTACAAGCTGTGGAGCAACTAGGGATAGACAAAGCAGTGCCATCTCTCACTCGTCACAACGTTGCAAACCATCTCCAG AGAAATATAGGTCATATCGGAAACATTTACTAGCGCGTGAAGCAGAAGCTGCGAACTGGAATCTCAGGCGGCATGCTACGGTGGCAGTTGCCGGATTAGGAGGGAAAAAGCCGTGGAAGGCTCCTGCCTTGGGCTATCCACCAAACGTGACACCGATGCATCACGGCCACTTCAGGCCTTTACACGTGTTGGGTCATCCTACATGGCCTAAACACAAGCATAACCATCCATCTTCGTCTACTCATCGGACGTATCCAATTCCGGCTGTTGCAGCACCTCCGTCATCTTGGCCTGGTCAGCCGCCATATTGGCACCAACAAGCACTATATCCACAG GGATATGGTATGGCTACACCGAATCATTCGATGTACAATAATAAATCAGAAACAAGCATTGGTGTTCCCACAAGACAATTAAGCCCCACCACTAATCCGCCTATCGACATTCATCCC TCTAATGAGAGCATAGACGCAGCTATAGGAGACGTCATAACAAAGCCCTGGCTACCTCTTCCTCTGGGACTGAAACCGCCCTCAGTTGACGGCGTCATGACCGAATTACAACGTCAAGGCGTTACTAATGTTCCTCATCTTCCTTGA
- the LOC106323045 gene encoding transcription activator GLK2-like isoform X2 — translation MLSPLIVNTTSRENYMAADFSDFTAEGLPDFTMVGEGSLYLLEGIDYYDDFFIGFDGDDALPDLKIDCDILGEYSGSWRDDEQEMEGNTSTKSETSERDGGMVKLDGGARTPKTVRRGKRKVKKNKDCLSLDNEIKKKAKVDWTPELHRNFVQAVEQLGIDKAVPSLTRHNVANHLQKYRSYRKHLLAREAEAANWNLRRHATVAVAGLGGKKPWKAPALGYPPNVTPMHHGHFRPLHVLGHPTWPKHKHNHPSSSTHRTYPIPAVAAPPSSWPGQPPYWHQQALYPQGYGMATPNHSMYNNKSETSIGVPTRQLSPTTNPPIDIHPSNESIDAAIGDVITKPWLPLPLGLKPPSVDGVMTELQRQGVTNVPHLP, via the exons ATGTTGTCTCCTCTCATCGTTAACACAACCTCAAGAGAAAACTATATGGCGGCGGATTTCTCAGATTTTACGGCGGAAGGCTTGCCGGACTTCACGATGGTCGGAGAAGGAAGTCTTTATCTTCTTGAAGGAATCGATTACTACGACGACTTTTTCATTGGGTTCGATGGAGATGATGCTTTACCGGATTTGAAGATTGATTGCGATATTCTCGGCGAATATTCCGGCAGTTGGAGAGATGATGAACAAGAAATGGAGGGAAACACTTCGACAAAGTCGGAGACGTCAGAGAGAGACGGTGGTATGGTTAAGCTTGATGGTGGTGCTAGGACCCCCAAAACGGTGCGTAGAGGAAAACGTAAAGTGAAGAAAAATAAAGATTGTTTATCCCTTGACAATGAAATTAAGAAAAAAGCCAAG GTGGATTGGACGCCAGAGTTACACCGGAATTTCGTACAAGCTGTGGAGCAACTAGGGATAGACAAAGCAGTGCCATCTCTCACTCGTCACAACGTTGCAAACCATCTCCAG AAATATAGGTCATATCGGAAACATTTACTAGCGCGTGAAGCAGAAGCTGCGAACTGGAATCTCAGGCGGCATGCTACGGTGGCAGTTGCCGGATTAGGAGGGAAAAAGCCGTGGAAGGCTCCTGCCTTGGGCTATCCACCAAACGTGACACCGATGCATCACGGCCACTTCAGGCCTTTACACGTGTTGGGTCATCCTACATGGCCTAAACACAAGCATAACCATCCATCTTCGTCTACTCATCGGACGTATCCAATTCCGGCTGTTGCAGCACCTCCGTCATCTTGGCCTGGTCAGCCGCCATATTGGCACCAACAAGCACTATATCCACAG GGATATGGTATGGCTACACCGAATCATTCGATGTACAATAATAAATCAGAAACAAGCATTGGTGTTCCCACAAGACAATTAAGCCCCACCACTAATCCGCCTATCGACATTCATCCC TCTAATGAGAGCATAGACGCAGCTATAGGAGACGTCATAACAAAGCCCTGGCTACCTCTTCCTCTGGGACTGAAACCGCCCTCAGTTGACGGCGTCATGACCGAATTACAACGTCAAGGCGTTACTAATGTTCCTCATCTTCCTTGA